In one window of Streptomyces griseus subsp. griseus DNA:
- a CDS encoding PAAR domain-containing protein, producing MPPAARSGDSTAHGGVIGTPPPGAVTVATVLIGGRPAAVTGSLHVCVVPPHAALGPGNVIMPNPAVAIGGPVLIGGLPAARMGDKTTCGAPIISGALNVLIGGPM from the coding sequence ATGCCCCCCGCAGCCCGCTCGGGCGACAGCACCGCCCACGGCGGCGTGATCGGCACCCCGCCCCCGGGCGCGGTGACCGTCGCCACCGTGCTGATCGGCGGCCGGCCCGCGGCCGTCACCGGGAGCCTGCACGTGTGCGTGGTCCCCCCGCACGCGGCGCTCGGTCCGGGCAACGTGATCATGCCCAACCCGGCCGTGGCCATCGGCGGCCCCGTACTGATCGGCGGACTGCCCGCCGCCCGGATGGGAGACAAGACCACCTGCGGCGCGCCGATCATCAGCGGCGCGCTGAACGTCCTGATCGGGGGCCCGATGTGA
- a CDS encoding phage tail protein yields the protein MSRAAVPGLPSRYPIGELLPALYADDDLAQRFTAGLDTVLAPVLSTLDNLPAYFDPALAPADFLPWLATWVGASIDPTWPPELQRAVVARAVELHRWRGTRRGLVEHLRLCFGVHADVRDGGGVAWSSESGTALPPAPTGELFVRVWPVAPGVTVDADRVLDVVTASCPVHLTCRVEILPGPPEQAPGTTDETEG from the coding sequence ATGAGCCGGGCCGCCGTACCCGGGCTGCCGAGCCGCTACCCGATCGGCGAACTGCTGCCCGCCCTGTACGCCGACGACGACCTGGCCCAGCGCTTCACGGCGGGCCTCGACACGGTCCTGGCGCCGGTCCTGTCCACCCTGGACAACCTGCCCGCCTACTTCGACCCGGCGCTCGCCCCGGCCGACTTCCTGCCGTGGCTGGCGACCTGGGTGGGCGCGTCCATCGACCCGACCTGGCCGCCGGAGCTGCAACGGGCCGTGGTGGCGCGGGCGGTGGAGCTGCACCGGTGGCGCGGTACCCGGCGCGGTCTGGTGGAGCACCTCCGGCTCTGCTTCGGCGTCCACGCCGATGTGCGGGACGGTGGGGGCGTGGCCTGGTCGTCCGAGTCCGGTACGGCTCTGCCTCCGGCCCCGACCGGTGAACTGTTCGTACGCGTCTGGCCGGTGGCCCCCGGGGTCACGGTGGACGCGGACCGGGTCCTGGACGTCGTCACGGCCTCGTGCCCCGTCCACCTCACCTGCCGGGTGGAGATCCTGCCGGGCCCACCGGAGCAGGCGCCCGGGACGACCGACGAGACGGAAGGCTGA
- a CDS encoding DUF6760 family protein, giving the protein MTYALPRLREEIAYVAYHFHWQREDILDLTHAERQQWVREIARINTRVNEGG; this is encoded by the coding sequence GTGACGTACGCGCTTCCCCGGTTGCGGGAGGAGATCGCGTACGTCGCCTACCACTTCCATTGGCAGCGTGAGGACATTCTCGACCTCACCCACGCGGAACGTCAGCAGTGGGTGCGGGAGATAGCGCGGATCAACACCCGCGTCAACGAAGGCGGGTGA
- a CDS encoding putative baseplate assembly protein: MVLPSPNLDDRRFQQLVDEAKRYVQQRSPEWTDHNVSDPGVTLIETFAYLVDQLLYRLNRVPDKNYAAFLDLLGVTLFPPTVARAEVDFWLSAPQPETVHLSAGTEVATARGETEEPVVFTTSEDLPIVPSELVRLVTAPKTGDQTDRTGPLGAGKDIPCFSPRPEPGDAMLFGLPTAVPRCVVAVRLDSRVEGVGVDPRQPPLVWEAWDGARWVECATGDDTTGGLNRPGEVIVFVPAGHTASVVAGTRAGWLRCRVTPPEPGQPFYSESPTIREAEVFTVGGTAAVEHAETVVDVPLGVSEGVAGQRFSVNRVPLLMDGEPPVVQVSTAEGWQVWTPVEHFGTSSPGDRHVRIDAVSGEFAFPPEVREPDGTMRAYGAVPEKGAQLRVPRYRTGGGSAGNVARNAISVLRSSVPYVAGVDNREAATGGVDGETVENAKVRAPNILRVQERAVTARDYEVIAREAAPSLRRVRCLPAVAGEAGAVRVLVVPDAVPDEGGHLRFEQLIPSDPVLAAVSERLDERRLVGTRLVVEPPAYQGVTVVARLVAAPADVDRVRAEALEALFRHIDPLRGGADGAGWPFGRPVQYGEVFAVLQGVRGAGLVEDVRLFPADPISGRRGGAVDRIDVAPGALVFSHQHQVIVTASGPGEGV; encoded by the coding sequence ATGGTCCTCCCCTCCCCCAACCTGGACGACCGCCGCTTCCAGCAGCTCGTCGACGAGGCGAAGCGGTACGTCCAGCAGCGCTCCCCCGAGTGGACCGACCACAATGTGTCGGACCCCGGGGTCACCCTGATCGAGACGTTCGCGTACCTGGTCGACCAGCTGCTGTACCGGCTGAACCGGGTGCCCGACAAGAACTACGCGGCCTTCCTCGACCTGCTCGGCGTGACCCTGTTCCCGCCGACCGTGGCCCGCGCCGAGGTCGACTTCTGGCTCTCCGCACCGCAGCCGGAGACCGTCCACCTGTCCGCCGGTACGGAGGTGGCGACGGCACGCGGCGAGACGGAGGAGCCGGTGGTGTTCACCACCTCCGAGGACCTGCCGATCGTGCCGAGCGAGCTGGTCCGGCTGGTCACCGCGCCGAAGACCGGCGACCAGACCGACCGCACCGGGCCGCTCGGAGCGGGCAAGGACATCCCGTGCTTCTCGCCGCGCCCGGAGCCGGGTGACGCGATGCTGTTCGGGCTGCCCACCGCCGTACCGCGCTGCGTCGTCGCCGTACGCCTGGACAGCCGGGTGGAGGGGGTGGGCGTCGACCCGCGTCAGCCGCCGCTGGTCTGGGAGGCGTGGGACGGGGCGCGCTGGGTGGAGTGCGCGACCGGTGACGACACCACCGGCGGGCTCAACCGGCCCGGCGAGGTCATCGTGTTCGTCCCGGCCGGGCACACCGCGTCCGTCGTCGCCGGTACGCGGGCGGGGTGGCTGCGCTGCCGGGTGACGCCGCCCGAGCCGGGCCAGCCGTTCTACTCCGAGTCGCCGACGATCCGGGAGGCCGAGGTCTTCACGGTGGGCGGTACGGCCGCCGTCGAACACGCGGAGACCGTCGTCGACGTGCCCCTCGGGGTCTCCGAGGGCGTGGCCGGGCAGCGGTTCTCGGTGAACCGGGTGCCGCTGCTGATGGACGGGGAGCCGCCGGTGGTCCAGGTGTCGACCGCCGAGGGCTGGCAGGTCTGGACGCCCGTGGAGCACTTCGGCACCTCCTCGCCCGGCGACCGGCACGTCCGGATCGACGCCGTCTCCGGGGAGTTCGCGTTCCCGCCGGAGGTGCGGGAGCCGGACGGCACGATGCGCGCGTACGGCGCCGTCCCGGAGAAGGGCGCCCAGCTCCGCGTCCCCCGCTACCGCACGGGCGGCGGGTCGGCCGGGAACGTGGCCCGGAACGCGATCTCCGTGCTGCGCAGCTCGGTCCCGTACGTCGCGGGGGTCGACAACCGTGAGGCGGCGACCGGGGGCGTGGACGGCGAGACCGTCGAGAACGCCAAGGTGCGCGCGCCCAACATCCTGCGGGTGCAGGAACGGGCCGTCACCGCACGGGACTACGAGGTCATCGCCCGCGAGGCGGCCCCCTCCCTGCGCCGGGTCCGGTGTCTGCCGGCCGTGGCGGGTGAGGCCGGTGCCGTACGCGTCCTGGTGGTGCCGGACGCGGTCCCCGACGAGGGCGGCCACCTGCGGTTCGAGCAGCTGATCCCCTCCGACCCGGTGCTCGCGGCCGTGTCGGAACGCCTGGACGAGCGCCGTCTGGTGGGCACCCGGCTGGTCGTGGAGCCGCCCGCCTACCAGGGCGTCACCGTGGTCGCCCGGCTGGTCGCGGCCCCGGCCGACGTGGACCGGGTGCGCGCGGAGGCGCTGGAGGCACTGTTCCGCCATATCGACCCGCTGCGCGGCGGTGCGGACGGTGCGGGGTGGCCGTTCGGGCGGCCGGTGCAGTACGGGGAGGTGTTCGCCGTGCTCCAAGGGGTGCGGGGCGCCGGGCTGGTCGAGGACGTCCGGCTCTTCCCGGCCGACCCGATCTCCGGGCGGCGCGGGGGCGCGGTGGACCGGATCGACGTGGCTCCGGGCGCGCTGGTCTTCTCCCACCAGCACCAGGTGATCGTCACGGCGAGCGGGCCGGGTGAGGGCGTATGA
- a CDS encoding VgrG-related protein, protein MSQASPGRSFAADPIVEIPAELPLGWAAQLVSCVVDENVGLPDTAVLMYRDPDHDLLSDSGITLGTPLKISVVTVQDRVRERLFTGEVTAIELDHDTTGTFTVIRALSKAHRLQRGRKVVAYRNMKTADIVRKVAAGAGLTCGKVEAAPITYKQLTQPNVSDWEFLQHLAAESGAQVRVDDQGVLQFTRPKPASSAPSPDTRAAKNPMVLEYGDNLLSLRAVVTGADGAGDVEVRGWNVDTKTRLVAREQSVRSETVTPGMSPSVASGAFGASARVTVADTPYRTQAETTAVAGAVAAQVSSGFGEIEAVAFGNPQLRAGAPVALGNVGPTFSGRYTATAAHHVLEPDGGYRTTVIVSASPDRSLAGLTGGGAPSRGPRMPGLAIGVVTDIREGRGQRGWVRLKFPWLDDTYVTDWVRTVQWGGNGGGGVFSPEVNDEVLVGFEQGLLDSPYVLGGLYNGIDRPSEHDVPLVDKTSGKVNRRSLVSRSGNRLELLDTPRGPSGVRLASGNKRMEVTLDERRNEIALTVFAPGSKRPQSSVTLSSSGITLDAGTGNVEVKGGSVTINGKTGVTVNGGLLAVLKAKLIRIN, encoded by the coding sequence ATGAGCCAGGCCTCCCCGGGGCGGTCCTTCGCCGCCGATCCGATCGTGGAGATACCCGCCGAGCTGCCGCTGGGCTGGGCCGCGCAGTTGGTGAGCTGTGTGGTCGACGAGAACGTCGGGCTGCCGGACACGGCCGTGCTGATGTACCGGGACCCGGACCACGATCTGCTGAGCGACAGCGGGATCACCCTCGGCACCCCGCTGAAGATCTCCGTCGTCACCGTGCAGGACCGGGTCCGGGAGCGGCTGTTCACCGGTGAGGTCACCGCGATCGAGCTGGACCACGACACCACCGGCACGTTCACCGTCATCCGCGCCCTCTCCAAGGCGCACCGGCTCCAGCGCGGCCGGAAGGTGGTGGCGTACCGGAACATGAAGACGGCGGACATCGTGCGCAAGGTCGCGGCGGGCGCCGGGCTGACCTGCGGCAAGGTCGAGGCGGCGCCGATCACGTACAAGCAGCTCACCCAACCCAACGTCTCCGATTGGGAGTTCCTCCAGCATCTGGCGGCCGAGAGCGGTGCGCAGGTGCGGGTGGACGACCAGGGCGTGCTCCAGTTCACCCGGCCGAAGCCCGCCTCCTCGGCCCCCTCGCCCGACACCCGGGCCGCGAAGAATCCGATGGTCCTGGAGTACGGGGACAACCTGCTCTCGCTGCGGGCCGTCGTGACCGGCGCGGACGGGGCCGGCGATGTGGAGGTGCGCGGCTGGAACGTCGACACCAAGACGCGGCTCGTGGCACGGGAGCAGTCCGTGCGCAGCGAGACCGTGACGCCCGGGATGAGCCCGTCGGTGGCGTCCGGGGCGTTCGGCGCGAGCGCCCGGGTGACCGTCGCCGACACCCCGTACCGCACCCAGGCGGAGACCACGGCCGTCGCCGGTGCGGTGGCGGCCCAGGTCAGCTCCGGCTTCGGCGAGATCGAGGCCGTGGCGTTCGGCAACCCGCAGCTGCGCGCGGGGGCACCCGTGGCCCTCGGCAACGTCGGCCCGACCTTCTCCGGCCGCTACACCGCCACCGCCGCCCACCACGTCCTGGAACCGGACGGCGGCTACCGCACCACCGTGATCGTCAGCGCCTCGCCCGACCGCTCCCTGGCCGGGCTGACCGGCGGCGGGGCCCCCTCGCGCGGTCCGCGCATGCCGGGGCTGGCCATCGGCGTGGTCACCGACATCCGCGAGGGCAGGGGCCAACGGGGCTGGGTGCGGCTGAAGTTCCCCTGGCTGGACGACACCTATGTGACCGACTGGGTCCGTACGGTGCAGTGGGGCGGCAACGGCGGCGGCGGCGTCTTCAGCCCCGAGGTCAACGACGAGGTGCTGGTCGGCTTCGAGCAGGGGCTGCTGGACAGCCCGTATGTGCTGGGCGGCCTGTACAACGGGATCGACCGGCCGTCCGAGCACGACGTGCCGCTCGTCGACAAGACCAGCGGCAAGGTCAACCGCCGTTCCCTGGTGTCCCGTTCGGGCAACCGGCTGGAGCTGCTGGACACTCCGCGCGGCCCGTCGGGGGTCCGGCTGGCCAGCGGGAACAAGCGGATGGAGGTCACGCTGGACGAACGGAGGAACGAGATCGCGCTGACCGTCTTCGCCCCCGGCTCCAAGCGGCCGCAGAGCTCCGTGACGCTCTCCTCCTCGGGCATCACCCTCGACGCCGGTACGGGGAACGTCGAGGTCAAGGGAGGCTCGGTGACCATCAACGGCAAGACGGGGGTCACCGTGAACGGTGGACTGCTCGCCGTACTGAAGGCCAAGCTGATCCGCATCAACTGA
- a CDS encoding LysM peptidoglycan-binding domain-containing protein, with the protein MSPALRASRARAQLTIMEPPSTVGAKPGGKLAQLTLQFNPSKLSLSKSTEWRRTPSRMAGQSALPEFVGSGPRSLSLEVFLDATATHDNSVEKAVEQLMIACVPTPTSLARKTPASPWVRFDWGTSRTTSFDGVLSNLSVSYTLFDVDGKPLRATCSLSIEEASVDPAGQNPTSGSKEARRTHRVVAGDSLPLLAWREYGDATAWRTIAHANDIDDPMRLVPGSELLVPGMEDHLAEGGR; encoded by the coding sequence ATGTCACCCGCTCTCCGTGCGAGCCGTGCGCGCGCCCAACTGACCATCATGGAGCCGCCGTCGACCGTCGGCGCCAAGCCCGGCGGCAAACTCGCCCAGCTTACCCTCCAGTTCAACCCCTCGAAGCTGTCGCTGAGCAAGAGCACCGAGTGGCGGCGCACTCCGTCCCGGATGGCCGGGCAGTCCGCGCTGCCCGAGTTCGTCGGGAGCGGGCCCCGCTCGCTCTCCCTGGAGGTCTTCCTCGACGCGACCGCCACTCACGACAACTCCGTGGAGAAGGCGGTGGAGCAGCTGATGATCGCCTGTGTGCCCACGCCGACCAGCCTCGCGCGCAAGACGCCCGCCAGCCCCTGGGTGCGGTTCGACTGGGGCACGTCGAGGACGACCTCGTTCGACGGCGTGCTCTCCAACCTCTCCGTCTCGTACACCCTGTTCGACGTGGACGGGAAGCCGCTGCGCGCCACCTGCTCCCTCTCCATCGAGGAGGCGAGCGTCGATCCGGCCGGCCAGAACCCCACCTCGGGTTCGAAGGAGGCCCGGCGGACGCACCGGGTCGTGGCCGGGGACAGCCTGCCGCTGCTCGCCTGGCGTGAGTACGGCGATGCCACCGCCTGGCGGACGATCGCGCACGCCAACGACATCGACGACCCGATGCGGTTGGTCCCCGGCAGTGAACTCCTGGTGCCGGGAATGGAAGACCACCTCGCGGAGGGCGGCCGATGA
- a CDS encoding GPW/gp25 family protein: MARGGGFIGRGWGFPLRTGATGGIALVERDKEIEEAIGLILGTAPGERPMRPEFGCGIHDYVFAPGDGATAGRIAQEVRTSLERWEPRIEVTDVVIAFDAIEEGTLYIDVRYTVRATNDLRNLVFPFYTIPSEEGSSEASEAEAR; encoded by the coding sequence ATCGCGCGCGGCGGCGGGTTCATCGGGCGCGGCTGGGGCTTCCCGCTGCGGACCGGCGCCACGGGCGGGATCGCCCTGGTGGAGCGGGACAAGGAGATCGAGGAGGCCATCGGGCTGATCCTCGGCACGGCACCGGGTGAGCGGCCGATGCGGCCGGAGTTCGGCTGCGGCATCCATGACTACGTCTTCGCGCCCGGCGACGGCGCGACCGCCGGGCGGATCGCCCAGGAGGTCCGTACATCCCTGGAGCGGTGGGAGCCCCGCATCGAGGTGACGGACGTGGTGATCGCGTTCGACGCCATCGAGGAGGGCACGCTCTACATCGACGTGCGCTACACCGTGCGGGCCACCAACGACCTGCGCAACCTGGTCTTCCCGTTCTACACGATTCCGTCCGAAGAGGGTTCTTCGGAAGCGTCGGAAGCAGAGGCCCGCTGA
- a CDS encoding phage tail protein, with translation MTDNIFATSVFFKLVIGGSDLGAFHTCSGLGAEVEMETYAEGGNNGFTWQLPGRITWTNITLTRPVTADTMKIARWLNETIQRVEPKDGEIVALRPDLSRIISWQVQGIVPVRWQGPSFDPANSQAAIETLEIAHEGLEPS, from the coding sequence ATGACGGACAACATCTTCGCGACGAGCGTGTTCTTCAAGCTCGTGATCGGCGGCAGCGACCTGGGGGCGTTCCACACCTGCTCGGGTCTGGGCGCCGAGGTCGAGATGGAGACGTACGCCGAAGGCGGCAACAACGGCTTCACCTGGCAGCTGCCGGGGCGCATCACCTGGACCAACATCACGCTGACCCGCCCGGTCACCGCCGACACGATGAAGATCGCGCGCTGGCTGAACGAGACCATCCAGCGGGTGGAGCCCAAGGACGGTGAGATCGTCGCGCTGCGGCCGGACCTGAGCCGGATCATCAGCTGGCAGGTGCAGGGCATCGTGCCCGTCCGCTGGCAGGGTCCGTCGTTCGACCCGGCCAACTCCCAGGCGGCGATAGAGACGTTGGAGATCGCGCACGAGGGCCTGGAGCCCTCCTGA
- a CDS encoding hydrolytic protein gives MPTVTVSPGGTATTTLTVRNDGDIVEAYTLEVVGDCAAWSTVEPARVSLYPGTSETVTLTFAPPRSHEVRAGETPLAVRVLPAEHPESVVVPEGTVIVEPFHELRTELEPRRRRGWLGARFRTAVQNTGNTPVDVAFTGKQAGEELRLGFTPAQRRLEPGESAEVRLKVRAAKLIWFGEPVTWPFEVEAAEAEAPVEAVKVEAWGREPVRPEPAQPETVRPEPIPGEFLQLPVLPKWLLIVLAALLALLLAWFALVRPAVKSTAKQAVTEAAQEEAARERQQGAPTPGGPDSPGGNQGQGTGPDAPGTPGGTGGSGTGQGTGSGTGGTGAGGGGQSSATIDVESGAGAEEQGTYQVPAGKVFGITDLVVANFQGDEGVLTISFGERKITTIALETFRNQDYHWVTPIQIPENATVTAAVTCSKPGTPATGTQASGCHQVINVSGVLSDLAR, from the coding sequence ATGCCCACGGTGACGGTGTCGCCCGGCGGTACCGCGACGACGACCCTGACCGTGCGCAACGACGGTGACATCGTCGAGGCCTACACCCTCGAAGTCGTCGGCGACTGCGCCGCGTGGAGCACCGTCGAGCCGGCCCGCGTGTCGCTCTACCCGGGCACCTCCGAGACGGTGACCCTCACCTTCGCCCCGCCCCGCTCCCACGAGGTCAGGGCGGGCGAGACCCCGCTGGCCGTCCGCGTACTGCCCGCGGAGCACCCGGAGTCGGTGGTGGTGCCGGAGGGCACGGTCATCGTGGAGCCCTTCCACGAGCTGCGCACCGAGCTGGAGCCGCGCCGCCGCCGGGGCTGGCTGGGTGCCCGCTTCCGTACCGCCGTGCAGAACACCGGGAACACCCCGGTCGACGTCGCCTTCACCGGCAAGCAGGCCGGGGAGGAGCTGCGGCTGGGGTTCACCCCGGCCCAACGGCGGCTGGAGCCTGGCGAGTCGGCGGAGGTGCGGCTCAAGGTCCGTGCGGCCAAGCTGATCTGGTTCGGCGAGCCGGTCACCTGGCCGTTCGAGGTGGAGGCCGCCGAGGCCGAGGCACCCGTCGAGGCGGTCAAGGTGGAGGCCTGGGGCCGGGAGCCCGTCCGGCCGGAGCCAGCGCAGCCGGAGACCGTACGTCCGGAGCCGATCCCCGGGGAGTTCCTCCAGCTGCCCGTGCTGCCCAAGTGGCTGCTGATCGTGCTGGCCGCGCTGCTGGCACTGCTGCTGGCCTGGTTCGCGCTGGTCCGGCCGGCGGTGAAGAGCACCGCGAAGCAGGCGGTGACCGAGGCCGCGCAGGAGGAGGCGGCCCGCGAGCGGCAGCAGGGCGCGCCCACGCCGGGCGGTCCGGACAGCCCGGGCGGAAACCAGGGTCAGGGCACCGGCCCGGACGCGCCGGGCACACCCGGTGGCACCGGCGGTTCCGGTACGGGTCAGGGGACGGGCTCCGGTACGGGCGGTACGGGCGCCGGGGGCGGCGGCCAGAGCTCCGCGACCATCGACGTGGAGTCCGGGGCCGGGGCCGAGGAGCAGGGGACGTACCAGGTTCCGGCGGGCAAGGTCTTCGGCATCACGGACCTCGTGGTGGCGAACTTCCAGGGCGACGAGGGGGTGCTGACGATCTCCTTCGGAGAGCGGAAGATCACCACCATCGCGCTCGAAACCTTCCGCAACCAGGACTATCACTGGGTCACCCCCATTCAGATTCCGGAGAACGCCACGGTCACCGCCGCCGTCACCTGCTCCAAGCCCGGCACTCCGGCGACCGGCACACAGGCTTCGGGCTGCCATCAGGTGATTAACGTCAGTGGCGTACTCAGCGATCTCGCACGGTAG
- a CDS encoding terpene synthase family protein, with protein MSQITLPAFHMPFASAGCNPGLEKTREAAWEWAETEGLILSVPARRKMIRTRPELWISLIFPKASQDHLDLFCQWLFWAFLVDDEFDDGPAGRDPMMCETAITRLVDVFDGAAPHGPMEQALAGLRDRTYHDRSPQWNRQFRRDTAAWLWTYYAEAVERAAGQVPSRADFAKHRRDSVAMQPFLDLHEITAGIDLPDSARSLPAYIALRNAVTDHSGLCNDICSFEKEAALGYEHNAVRLIQRDRGSTLQEAVDEAGIQLARIAERVVRAEKELIEEIEAAGINASTRAALERCIQDYRGLVRGDFDYHARAERYTRPDLVELDERNSMSRYFAA; from the coding sequence ATGAGCCAGATAACGTTACCGGCGTTTCACATGCCGTTCGCCAGCGCAGGGTGCAATCCGGGTCTGGAGAAAACCAGGGAAGCCGCGTGGGAATGGGCGGAGACGGAGGGGCTGATTCTCTCCGTTCCGGCCCGCAGGAAGATGATCCGCACACGGCCCGAACTCTGGATCTCCCTCATCTTCCCGAAAGCGTCGCAAGACCATCTTGACCTCTTCTGCCAATGGCTGTTCTGGGCCTTCCTGGTGGACGACGAGTTCGACGACGGTCCGGCCGGGCGCGACCCCATGATGTGCGAGACCGCGATCACCCGCCTGGTCGACGTGTTCGACGGGGCGGCGCCGCACGGGCCGATGGAGCAGGCGCTCGCCGGGCTGCGCGACCGGACCTACCACGACCGGTCCCCGCAGTGGAACCGCCAGTTCCGGCGGGACACGGCGGCCTGGCTCTGGACCTACTACGCCGAGGCGGTGGAGCGGGCGGCCGGGCAGGTGCCGAGCCGGGCGGACTTCGCCAAGCACCGCCGGGACTCGGTGGCCATGCAGCCGTTCCTGGACCTGCATGAGATCACCGCCGGAATCGATCTGCCGGATTCCGCCCGCAGCCTGCCCGCGTACATCGCGCTGCGGAACGCGGTGACCGATCATTCCGGTCTCTGCAACGACATCTGCTCGTTCGAGAAAGAGGCCGCGCTCGGCTATGAGCACAATGCGGTACGGCTCATTCAGCGCGACCGCGGCTCCACACTCCAGGAAGCCGTCGACGAGGCCGGAATTCAACTGGCACGTATTGCCGAGCGCGTGGTGCGGGCCGAAAAGGAACTGATCGAGGAAATCGAGGCAGCGGGCATCAACGCCTCGACCAGGGCCGCTCTCGAACGCTGCATACAGGACTACCGGGGGCTCGTGCGGGGCGACTTCGACTATCACGCACGCGCCGAGCGCTACACGCGGCCGGATCTGGTGGAGCTGGACGAGCGGAATTCGATGTCGCGGTATTTCGCCGCCTGA
- a CDS encoding zinc ribbon domain-containing protein, protein MARRPVVRPVEEDEAPDGPPCPACGTPNLPGRRFCRRCATPLLAREEPAPLPWWRTVWPFRRRVRVRSGRALRRILLILAVVGLLFLGFLFLPAGRVLFEDVRDKLGGTAEISPSGVSASGAAPGHPAGAAIDGVTNKYWGAPALGASLTCTFGTPFRLVGVVLHTGASKEPEEFRREPRPTRAELIVTTADGTVHEKELTLNDKPGEQTVRTGISDVVSVQLVLREAAGQVRGRPIALGEIEFFKRT, encoded by the coding sequence GTGGCGCGGCGGCCTGTCGTGCGGCCGGTGGAGGAGGACGAGGCGCCGGACGGGCCGCCGTGTCCGGCCTGCGGGACCCCGAACCTCCCCGGGCGCCGGTTCTGCCGCCGCTGTGCGACACCCCTGCTGGCCAGGGAGGAGCCCGCACCCCTGCCGTGGTGGCGCACGGTGTGGCCGTTCCGCCGCCGGGTGCGGGTCCGGTCGGGCCGGGCGCTGCGGCGGATCCTGCTGATCCTGGCGGTCGTCGGGCTGCTCTTCCTGGGCTTCCTGTTCCTGCCGGCCGGGCGCGTGCTCTTCGAGGACGTCCGGGACAAGCTCGGCGGCACGGCGGAGATCAGCCCTTCCGGGGTGAGTGCGAGCGGTGCCGCCCCCGGTCATCCGGCAGGCGCGGCCATCGACGGAGTGACCAACAAATACTGGGGCGCGCCCGCCCTGGGCGCATCGCTGACGTGCACCTTCGGTACGCCGTTCCGGCTGGTCGGGGTGGTCCTGCACACCGGGGCGTCCAAGGAGCCCGAGGAGTTCCGGCGGGAGCCTCGGCCGACCCGGGCGGAGCTGATCGTCACCACGGCGGACGGCACCGTCCACGAGAAGGAGCTGACGCTCAACGACAAGCCGGGCGAGCAGACGGTACGGACCGGCATCAGCGATGTCGTCTCCGTCCAGCTCGTCCTGCGGGAGGCCGCCGGCCAGGTCCGGGGACGCCCGATCGCGCTGGGGGAGATCGAGTTCTTCAAGCGCACCTGA
- a CDS encoding phage tail protein yields MAEGDALSTHVFGVQLGGYLVESIQEISGMTVEEEVVEVRQVTAEGKQIIRKQPGARQAGEVTITRGLDKSSEFTTWIKETLNNGAVDTARQNLTIEIKDSTGETVRRIQLMQGWASKWEGPSLKAGESSAATETVTITFEEIVVE; encoded by the coding sequence ATGGCAGAGGGCGACGCTCTTTCCACCCACGTATTCGGCGTGCAGCTCGGCGGCTATCTCGTGGAGTCCATCCAGGAGATCAGCGGCATGACCGTCGAGGAAGAAGTCGTCGAGGTCCGTCAGGTGACCGCCGAGGGCAAGCAGATCATCCGCAAGCAGCCGGGCGCGCGCCAGGCGGGCGAGGTGACGATCACCCGTGGACTCGACAAGAGCAGCGAGTTCACCACCTGGATCAAGGAGACGCTCAACAACGGGGCCGTCGACACCGCGCGCCAGAACCTCACGATCGAGATCAAGGACTCGACCGGTGAGACCGTCCGGCGCATCCAGCTGATGCAGGGCTGGGCATCCAAGTGGGAGGGCCCCTCGCTCAAGGCCGGCGAGTCCAGCGCGGCGACCGAGACGGTGACCATCACCTTCGAGGAGATCGTGGTCGAATGA